Part of the Desulfocurvus vexinensis DSM 17965 genome, CCGGAACTCTTCGTGCAGGCCGTGGCCCTGCTGCTGCGCGAACGGCCCGGGCTGGCCGCCGGATGGCGCTTCGTGCTCATGGGCGAGGGCCCCATGCGCGAGGCCCTGCTGCGCCTGCGGGCCGAGGCCGGGCTGGCCCCCGAGCAGCTGGACTTCGCCCACGGCGACGATCTGGCCCCGGCCCTGGCCCGCTCGCGGGCCTTTGTCTCCTGCCAGGACTACGAAAACTTCACCTCGCTGGCCATGCTCGAAGCCATGGCCTGCGCCAACGCCCTCATCGCCCGCAACGTGGGCCAGACCGGGCAGTACCTGCGCCCCGGCGCAAACGGCGTGCTCGCCCCGGGCCACGATGCCCCGGCCATGGCCCGGGCCCTGGAAACCTTCCTGGAGGCCCCGCAGCACCACGAGGCCTGGGGCCGCGAGAGCCGCCGCCTGGCCACCGAGGTGCACACCGAGGACGCCTTCGTCCAGGACGTGGAAACCTTCTGGACCGACGTGCTGGCCCGGCGCGCCCGCCCTGCCCCCCAGGGCTAGCCCAGGGAATCCAGGTACAGCCCGAGCCCCTCGTCGAAGGCCACGCGCGGCGGGCCGAGCACCCGGGCCATGGCCCGGGTGTCGCCCACGATGTCGCCCGCGCGGCCACTGTCGCGCCGCTCGAACACGGGCTCGCGCCCCAGCCTGCGGCCCATGGCCTCGGCCATGTCGCGGATGTGCAGCGCCTGCGGTCCGGCGAGGTTGAGCTTGTGGCTGGCGTCCAGGGCCAGGCAACCCGCCAGAGCCCGGGCCGCGTCGGCAACATAGAGCGGATTGATGCGGATGCCGCGCTCGCCGTCCAGCACCACGGGCAACCCCTCGGCCACCGAGCGCACCAGGCGCGGCACCAGCGCCCAGGGCCGCTGCCCCGGCCCGTAGACGAAGAAGAACCGCGCCACCACGACATGGAAGAGCCCGTGGTAGCTCTCGGCCAGGATCTCCGAGCAGAACTTGGTGCCCAGGTAGAAGCCCAGCTCCCCGGCGGGGCGGATCACGTCGTCCTCGGTAAAGGCCCGGCCCCCGCTGCCGTAGATGCCGCCCGACGAGGCCAGCACGAAGCGGGTCGCCCCGGCGCTGCGCGCGTAGTCCAGCAGCCGGGCCGTGCTGTCCACATTGGTGGCGAAAATCTCGCGCGAGCGGGCCGGAAAGTCGCGGTAATGCTCGCTCTGGGCCAGGTGGACCACCGTGTCCGCCCGGGCGGGCAGGCGCGCGGGGTCCCACGGGCCGGTGAAATCCAGGGGCACGTGCGTGACCCGCGCCGGGCAGCGCGCGGCGTCCGGCGGCCTGCGCCCGGCGCAGACCACCTCGTCGTCCGGGGCGAACAGCGCCAGCAGGTGCGAGCCGATGAAGCCCGAGGCCCCGGTGAGTACGCAACGGCTCATGGCGCCCCCCCGCCCCCGCAGCCCCCGGGGCGCACGGCGCGCACGGTGATCCCGGCCTCCTCCTCGTGCAGCCATTCCACGTCCAGCCCGGCGGCGGCGCACATCTCGCGCGCCTCCTGGGCCGTGTGGCGCCGGGCCAGGGCGGGCCGGAACCAGTCGAAATTCACGTGGTTCATCTCCTCGAAGCTCCAGTCCGCGCGGTAGAAGCACTTGAGCACATGCCAGTAGATCAGGCGCTGCACGTCGTAGGTGCCAGCGGGGATCTCCAGCAGGGGCACGTCGGGCACCGTGACCTGGCAGCGCAGCTCGCCCAGGGCGCGGCCCAGCTCCGTCAGGGGCCGCAGGGCCTCCCAGGCCTGTTCGTCGGTCATGCCCGCCAGCCGCTCGCGCACCAGGTCATCGGTGAACTCGCGCACCGGGCCCTTGCGGCGGTAGATGTAGAACAAAAGCCGCCCGCCCGGGCGCAGCATCCGGGCCAGGGCGCGCACCCCGGCGGCGGTGTCCAGGGTATGGTGCAGCACGCCCTCGCTGAACACCAGGTCGAAGCTGGCCTCGGCCAGGGGCATGTCCAGCAGGTCGCCCTGCAGGAACAGCCCGGGCACGCCCCGCTCGCGGAAGGCGTCGCGCGCCCCGGCCACGGCGCCGGTCAGGTCCAGCCCCACGTAGGTGTTGCGGTGCAGATGCTCGCCGAAAAAGCGCAGCGCCACCTCGCCCACGCCGCACCCGGCCTCCAGGATGCGCCGCCCGCCGCCGCCCAGCCAGGCGTCCAGCAGCCCGGGGTCGCCCCCGCAGTACTTGGAAAACATCCAGTCGGCGAGAAAATCGCACACGGCCTTGGAGCCGTAGCTCTCCCGGCGGCTCCATTTGTGGGCGAAGCAGTCCCTGGTCTGGTTGCGGGCGGCAAGCTCCGCCTCCCGGTCCGTGCGGCGTTGGTCGGTCACCCCAAGCTCCTTGC contains:
- a CDS encoding NAD-dependent epimerase/dehydratase family protein, with amino-acid sequence MSRCVLTGASGFIGSHLLALFAPDDEVVCAGRRPPDAARCPARVTHVPLDFTGPWDPARLPARADTVVHLAQSEHYRDFPARSREIFATNVDSTARLLDYARSAGATRFVLASSGGIYGSGGRAFTEDDVIRPAGELGFYLGTKFCSEILAESYHGLFHVVVARFFFVYGPGQRPWALVPRLVRSVAEGLPVVLDGERGIRINPLYVADAARALAGCLALDASHKLNLAGPQALHIRDMAEAMGRRLGREPVFERRDSGRAGDIVGDTRAMARVLGPPRVAFDEGLGLYLDSLG
- a CDS encoding class I SAM-dependent methyltransferase, whose amino-acid sequence is MTDQRRTDREAELAARNQTRDCFAHKWSRRESYGSKAVCDFLADWMFSKYCGGDPGLLDAWLGGGGRRILEAGCGVGEVALRFFGEHLHRNTYVGLDLTGAVAGARDAFRERGVPGLFLQGDLLDMPLAEASFDLVFSEGVLHHTLDTAAGVRALARMLRPGGRLLFYIYRRKGPVREFTDDLVRERLAGMTDEQAWEALRPLTELGRALGELRCQVTVPDVPLLEIPAGTYDVQRLIYWHVLKCFYRADWSFEEMNHVNFDWFRPALARRHTAQEAREMCAAAGLDVEWLHEEEAGITVRAVRPGGCGGGGAP